A stretch of the Lolium perenne isolate Kyuss_39 chromosome 3, Kyuss_2.0, whole genome shotgun sequence genome encodes the following:
- the LOC127338670 gene encoding uncharacterized protein gives MSRNGGKVSKLESLRLSLSRARGGSGGQSSSTTARPGGGGGGGANASSPHRRSSSSSSTASPPSSCVSSEGSPDAAAGPPMVLAGCPRCMMYVMLSREDPRCPRCHSAVLLDFNDDEQRRPRPRQRR, from the coding sequence ATGAGCAGGAACGGCGGCAAGGTGTCGAAGCTGGAGAGCCTGAGGCTGAGCCTGTCGCGGGCGCGAGGTGGTAGTGGCGGGCAGTCTTCGTCCACCACGGCGCGGccgggaggtggcggcggcggcggagccaaCGCGTCGTCGCCCCACAGGcggtcctcttcctcgtcgtccaCGGCGTCGCCGCCGAGCTCGTGCGTGTCGTCGGAGGGCAGCCCGGACGCGGCGGCCGGGCCGCCCATGGTCCTGGCGGGGTGCCCCCGGTGCATGATGTACGTGATGCTGTCCCGGGAGGACCCGCGGTGCCCCCGCTGCCACAGCGCCGTGCTACTCGACTTCAACGACGACGAGCAGCGCCGCCCGCGCCCTCGCCAGCGCCGGTGA